A stretch of Pseudoprevotella muciniphila DNA encodes these proteins:
- a CDS encoding DNA/RNA non-specific endonuclease encodes MKKIFYYLFFIPAICMTFMACGDDDDNIILGDEWADFVAQYPNDGPLEIPALKEGNIFISHSTKLTDGSDFETYCLEYDPSMNHSRWVAFRFDNRTSSGDAGYHGVWYDDPSLPETNQVGSGYFMGYSRGHLCASADRQYSKEANMQTFYMTNMSPMLSSFNEGIWVKLEGKVRSYLNNTSFLDTLYVVKGGIINPDQITEYTYSSKGYAVAVPQKFFMALLRVKGGVYKSIGFLLEHRYYTDDEYDLKNYAVSIDQLEAETGIDFFHNLNDVFEGDTEKSFTLSDWGL; translated from the coding sequence ATGAAAAAGATATTTTATTACCTGTTTTTCATACCAGCCATCTGCATGACATTCATGGCTTGCGGTGATGACGATGATAATATTATCCTCGGCGACGAATGGGCAGATTTTGTTGCGCAGTATCCCAACGACGGACCGCTCGAAATACCCGCTCTCAAAGAAGGTAATATCTTCATCAGTCATTCTACCAAACTGACAGATGGCAGTGATTTTGAGACTTACTGTCTGGAATACGACCCATCAATGAACCATTCGCGCTGGGTGGCTTTCCGTTTCGACAACAGGACGAGCAGTGGCGATGCCGGTTATCACGGCGTATGGTACGACGACCCATCGTTACCGGAAACCAACCAAGTGGGTAGCGGATACTTCATGGGTTATTCGCGAGGACACCTTTGTGCATCTGCCGACCGACAGTACAGCAAAGAGGCTAACATGCAAACGTTCTACATGACAAACATGTCGCCCATGCTCAGTTCATTCAACGAAGGCATCTGGGTGAAACTCGAAGGAAAAGTGAGAAGTTATCTCAACAACACCTCGTTCCTTGACACGCTCTATGTGGTGAAAGGCGGTATCATCAACCCTGACCAAATCACGGAATACACATACAGTTCTAAAGGTTACGCCGTCGCCGTTCCACAGAAATTCTTTATGGCGCTCCTTAGGGTCAAGGGTGGTGTGTATAAGTCCATCGGATTCTTGCTTGAGCACCGCTACTATACTGACGACGAGTACGACCTGAAGAATTATGCTGTCAGCATCGACCAACTCGAAGCAGAAACAGGCATCGACTTCTTCCACAACCTCAACGATGTCTTTGAAGGAGACACGGAGAAAAGTTTCACGCTTTCCGATTGGGGTCTGTAG
- a CDS encoding choice-of-anchor J domain-containing protein: MKKYLSLLFAVALTLGFAACSDVPAPYGINDIEDNNGGEENESSVRTLPFTATFAQSLEGFTAIDKIGNYLWKIDYGSAAITAYVNGENNRSDSWLISPQLDLRNIQHAKIAFEFILRYALNKEELKTNYKLLISKTFESGTPQEDDWTELEWNVVEGSNWNDWYNSGNINVPEEFCGQENVHVALRYIANSKAATWEVRNFSVTEGEGDYSPNPVVPADNDQVQQLDYTETFETSLGNYVNVNASGATGWKNDYSTAAISLYDNSSKTNKAGVNYLVSPPIALGSANAVHISYDYILRYNRGDENQKLLVIDNSNYDAETIEQNNWTTLVSKHTEGSNYTDFSKADVNVPSELMGKTIRVALRHSATDTESSTWEVKNLTVAAGTASGGTTPDPGTDPSVGDGITNAGYNTDLGVGLVSEQLGLANAAEVTNITLVDGTTLVFGKNGGTNSPKYYTIDKSLRLYANNKLTVTSSRPIKSIVFHCVATSSSGVSYMGNETLTATDAAGSTVSPAKDETNYVVTFTPAVGTITNTLDITNSHSSNSGGSQMRIVSLEVIYN; the protein is encoded by the coding sequence ATGAAGAAATATCTTTCTTTACTTTTTGCAGTAGCCCTCACATTGGGCTTTGCAGCCTGCTCGGACGTTCCGGCACCATACGGTATCAATGATATCGAAGATAATAATGGGGGTGAAGAAAATGAGTCATCTGTCAGGACCTTACCATTCACAGCCACGTTTGCCCAATCGCTCGAAGGATTTACAGCCATCGACAAGATAGGTAACTACCTTTGGAAAATCGACTACGGAAGCGCTGCTATAACAGCCTATGTAAATGGAGAGAACAACAGATCTGACTCTTGGCTCATATCGCCTCAACTCGATTTGAGAAACATTCAGCATGCTAAAATAGCATTCGAATTTATCTTGCGTTATGCCCTTAATAAAGAAGAACTGAAAACCAATTACAAACTGCTCATCAGCAAAACTTTTGAAAGCGGCACACCACAAGAGGATGACTGGACTGAACTGGAATGGAATGTGGTAGAAGGAAGTAACTGGAACGATTGGTATAACAGCGGAAACATCAACGTACCAGAAGAATTCTGCGGACAGGAAAACGTACACGTAGCACTGAGGTATATCGCTAATTCCAAAGCTGCTACATGGGAAGTGAGAAACTTCTCCGTAACAGAGGGCGAAGGCGATTATTCTCCCAACCCTGTTGTACCGGCTGACAATGACCAAGTGCAACAACTCGACTACACAGAAACATTCGAAACATCGCTCGGTAATTACGTTAATGTGAACGCAAGTGGTGCAACAGGCTGGAAGAACGATTACAGCACAGCAGCCATCTCACTCTACGACAATAGTTCCAAGACCAACAAGGCAGGAGTGAACTACCTCGTGAGCCCACCTATTGCCCTTGGATCAGCCAATGCCGTACACATCAGTTACGACTATATCCTACGTTACAACCGTGGAGATGAAAACCAGAAACTGCTCGTTATCGATAATAGCAACTACGATGCAGAAACAATTGAACAGAACAACTGGACTACCCTCGTTTCGAAGCACACAGAAGGCAGCAATTACACCGACTTCTCGAAGGCGGATGTCAACGTACCTTCAGAACTGATGGGCAAGACCATCCGCGTGGCATTGCGCCATAGTGCCACAGACACGGAATCTTCCACATGGGAAGTAAAGAACCTGACGGTGGCTGCCGGCACAGCAAGCGGAGGAACCACTCCTGACCCGGGTACAGACCCATCAGTAGGCGATGGTATAACAAATGCCGGTTACAACACTGACCTCGGTGTAGGACTCGTCTCTGAGCAACTCGGTCTGGCAAATGCCGCAGAAGTAACGAATATCACCCTTGTAGATGGTACCACCCTCGTCTTCGGCAAGAACGGAGGAACCAATTCACCCAAATACTACACCATAGACAAGAGTCTGCGCCTCTATGCTAATAACAAACTGACCGTAACTTCCAGCCGTCCTATCAAGAGCATCGTCTTCCATTGTGTGGCAACGAGTTCAAGCGGTGTTTCGTATATGGGTAACGAGACATTGACAGCGACAGACGCAGCAGGCTCAACAGTAAGTCCTGCAAAGGATGAAACCAACTATGTCGTAACATTCACACCTGCAGTTGGCACTATAACCAACACGCTCGACATCACAAACAGCCACTCTTCAAACTCGGGCGGTAGCCAAATGCGCATTGTGAGCCTCGAAGTGATTTACAACTGA